The DNA segment TGCATATGATGGTGATATTGAAAAAATGATGGGAATATTGGAAGATATTGCAGAATCAAATATAAATAATCTTGAAGCAATAAATTATAGTGATTTTAATAAAACTGTTGAGCAAAGAGGATCTTTTAAACTTGCTTTTGAAGATATTATGTTTTCAACAAAAGTAGCAATTGATAATAGGGAAGATTTTTATGATTTTATTACAAAACTGATTGATAATGGTTTTGATAACACAGCATATACTTATCTTGATGGCTTTAATGAATATTTTAATTATGATAACGAGATAATAAAGCTATATAAAAAATTAGAAGAGAAACAAAATGAAATTAAACATAAACGGTAAAATATTTACAGATAATACAAATGAACTTGAAAAAGATTCTATTTTTGTTGTCTCAAAACAAAATGAAAAGTTTAAATATGTTGCTATAAATAATGGTCATGAAGTAATAAATGCAAATGATTTAAAAAAATATTTAGATATGGGTAGCATAAAAATTGTTGGAATAACAGGAACAAATGGAAAGACAACAACAGCAGCAGCTATATATTCTATTTTATTAGATTTAGGTTATAAAGTTGCACTTCAAGGAACTAGAGGATTTTTTATTAACGGTGTTCAAGAAGAGGAGTATTCATTAACTACTCCAGTTCAGCTTGGAAATTTTGCACATATACAAAAAGCTTTAGAAAATAATTGTCAATTTTTTATAATGGAAGTTAGTTCTCATGCAATTGAACAAAAAAGAATTGAAGGATTAGATTTTGCAATTAAAATTCATACAAATATCACTAGAGATCATTTAGATTATCATAAAACAATAGAAGAGTATATAAATGTTAAAAACTCATTTTTGAATGATGATAGTTTAAAATTAATAAACATAGACGATAAAGTTGTAAAATATAATTCTAAAAATGCATTTACTTATTCTTTAGATAAGCCTTCAAATTTTAAAGTTGATGCCTATTCATTTAATCAAGGTATGCATGTAATGTTTAGTTACGCTAAAAATAATTATGCATTTTCATCTTTGATGATGGGTATTTTTAATATTTATAATTTAATGGCAAGTGTTGCATCAGTTTCTTTAATAACAAATAATAAATTAGAAGATATTTGTAAAGTTTTAGAAAATTTTGGTGGAGTTAGTGGAAGAATGGAGATAATAAATCTAGATCCTCTAATTGTTGTGGATTTTGCTCATACTCCTGATGGAATGGATGAAGTATTAAAAAGTTTTCCACAAAAAGATATAATTTGTGTTTTTGGTGCAGGTGGAAATAGGGATAGTTTAAAAAGACCATTAATGGGAAAAGTAGCTGCAAAATATTCTAAACACATAATTGTAACAAGTGATAATCCAAGATTCGAAGATCCAGATTTGATAATAAATGATATAATTTCTGGAATTCCTTTAAATATTAGCTATGAAATAGAAGTGAATAGAAAAGAAGCTATAAGAAAAGCTATAAAGCTTGCAAATAAAAATAGCGTTATTTTAGTTTTGGGTAAAGGTGATGAATCTACCCAAATTATTTATGACCAAAAACTTCCTTTTTCTGATAAATCAGAGATTTTAAAAGTATTAAAAGAGATAGAAGCTTAACTTTAAGTTTCTATTTTTATTAAATATGCATTAATTCCTCTAGTAAAAACAATTAATCAAATCTTAAAAAACTTTTAGATAAAATCCACATTCTAATTTTATATTAGAACCTCACATGCATCAATCCTTGCCCGGGTTGTACCATTTGGTATTAAGGGATGCAGAGGCTTAAACCCTAGAAAAAAATAAAAACAAATTAATTCAAGGAGAATTACTCATGGTTACTATGAAAGACCTATTAGAGTGTGGTGTACACTTCGGACACCAAACAAGAAGATGGAATCCAAAAATGAAAAAATTCATTTTCGGTGTTAGAAAAAATATCTATATTATAGATTTACAAAAAACATTAAGATACTTCAGATATACATACAATGTTGTAAGAGATAGAGCTGCTGAAGGTCAAACAATGATCTTTGTTGGTACTAAAAAACAAGCTAGTGAAACTATTAAAAAAGCTGCTGAATCTTGTGGAATGCCATATGTAAACCACAGATGGTTAGGTGGAATGCTTACAAACTTTGGAACAATTAAAAAATCAATTAGAAAATTAGAAATTATTAAAAAAATGAGAGAAGAAGGACAACTTGACCTTTTAACTAAAAAAGAAGCTTTAATGCTTACTAGAAAAGAAGAAAAGTTAGAGTTATACCTTGGTGGAATTAAAGAAATGAACAAACTTCCTGATATGATGTTCGTTCTTGATGCAGTTAAAGAAAAAATTGCTATTCAAGAAGCTAGAAGATTAGGAATTACAGTTGTTGCACCTTTAGATACAAACTGTGATCCAGATGTTGTTGATTTACCAATTCCAGGAAATGATGATGCTATTAGATCAATTCATTTATTCTGTAACGAAATGGCTGCAGCTATGAATGAAGGTAAAGCAGCATTAGCTGATGCAAATGGAGAAGAAGTAGTTGAGCCTATTTCTCAAGCAGAAAAAGATGAGCTTTTAGCTGAAGCAGTTGCTGAAGGTGAAGATCTTAACTTTGGAGAAGGAGAAGAAGCGTAATGGCAGTAACTCCACAACTAATTAAAGAGTTAAGAGAATTAACTGGTGCAGGAATGATGGATTGTAAAAATGCATTAAATGAAACTGGTGGTGATATCGATAAAGCGGTTCAAGCTTTAAGAGAAGCTGGGCTTGGAAAAGCTGCTAAAAAAGCTGGAAATGTAGCTGCTGAAGGTTTAGTTGCTATCGAGATTAATGCTGATAATACAAAAGCTGTTATTTTAGAATTAAACTCTCAAACAGATTTCGTTGCTAAAAATGAAAATTTTATTAACTTAACAAAAGAGATTACATCTCATGCGTTAACTAATGGAATTAATGATGCTGAAACGTTAAATAGTTCATCTATTAATGGGCAAGATTTTCCAACATTCCTTGCAGAAAAAATTGCAACAATTGGTGAAAATCTAGTTGCTAGAAAATTATCTACTGTTGAAGGTCAAGTTGTAAATGGATATGTTCACGTTACTGGAAGAACAGGAGTTGTTTTAGCTGCTAAATGTGCTGAAAGTGTAAAAGATAAAGCTGCTGCTTTATTAAGAAATATAGCAATGCATGCATCTGCTATGAAACCAACGGTTATTTCATATAAAGATTTAGATCCAGCATTTGTTGAATCTGAAAACAGAGCTATTAGAGCTGAAATCGAAGCTGAAAATGATGAATTAGCTAGATTAAAAAAACCATTAAAGAAAATTCCAGAGTTTGTTTCTAGATCTCAATTAACTGAAGAAGCAATTGCTGCTGCTAAAGCTAGATTTGAAGAAGAATTAAGAGCAGCTGGAAAACCAGAAAAAATTTGGGCAAATATTATTCCAGGACAAATCGAAAGATTTATTACTGATAATACTCAATTAGATGGAAGATTTGCTCTTTTATCTCAAGCTTATGTAATGGATGATAAAAAAACAGTTGAGCAAGCAATTGCTGAAGTTGATGCTTCAATTGAAATTACTGGTTACATTAGATTTGAACTTGGTGAAGGAATCGAGAAAAAAGAAGAAGATTTCGCAGCTGAAGTTGCAAAACAAATGGGTAAATAATTTTAGTTTTTAAAAAACTATTATAATAAAGGATATGCAATGAGTGAACAAATTAATAATAAGGCACTCCTTGCAGCCCCTTTACTAGAAGCAAAAAATCTATCTCATAACTTTGATTATGAACTTTTTAAAAATATTAGTCTAACTTTAGAAAAAAAAGAATCTATTGCAATTATTGGAACAAGTGGTAGTGGTAAATCGACTTTACTTAATATATTATCTTCACTTTTAAAGCCAACAACTGGTAACGTTGTTTTTGAAAGTAAAGATTTGTACTCTTTGAAGCAAAATCAGTTATTAAAAATAAGAAGAGATGATTTTGGAATTATTTTTCAAGCTCATTATTTATTTAGAGGGTTTAGTGCAATAGAGAACTTAAATATAGCAACTCTTTTAAGTCATACTAATTTAGATTTAAAACTTCTAAAAGAGTTAAATATTGACCATGTTATAAATCAAGGTGTTGGGGAGCTAAGTGGTGGACAGCAACAAAGGCTTTCGATTGCTAGAATTCTTATGAAAAAACCAAAAATAATTTTTGCTGATGAACCAACTGGGAATTTAGATAAAGATACTGCAAATGTAGTTATGAATACTCTTTTTAGATACATAAAAGAGAATGATGCAGGTCTTATCTTAGTTACTCATGAAGAAGACTTAGCTTTCAAATGTGATAAGGTTTATAAGTTGGTTGATTTAAAATTAGTGGAGCTAAAATGCTAAAAAAAGTTCTGTTAATTTGTGATACTACAATAATTGAACATATTTTTGCATTAGTTTGTAAAAAAATGAATATTGATTTAACTATTCAAAAATCTACTATTGTTAATGAAGAGTATGATTTTATTATAGTTGATCAAGCTTTTATTGATGATAATTTTAACAATTATAAGCAGTATACAAGAAGATTGGGAGCGATATCTTCAGAAGAACTTTCTTTTAGTAAAGCTAGAGATTTTATTATTCCTAGACCATTTTTACCTACAAAATTAGAAGCAATTTTTAATGAACAAATGGAAACTCTATATGATGATGAACTTAATTATAATAGAAGATCATCTTATACATATAATAGTTTTGATGAAGAAGACAAAACTTTTATAATTCAAAAAAATAGTATTCTAGAAGATAATTCAGTATATGATTATCAGGATAACTCAAGAAGTTTTGATTCTGATGAAGAGTTTAATTTTATTGATGAAAGCTTAGTAAATATATCATTGTTGGATAATGGTGGAATTTTAGATAATAGTGAACTTAATAAAATAAATAATATTTTAAAAGAAGAAAAAATTCATAATGAAATAGAACTTGAAAAAAGTGACTGGAAAGATATATCTTCAATTATTGATGATGCTCTAGAAGAAGTTAGAGAATATGAATTTGATTTGGCACAAAATGAAGCAAAAACATATAATTTAGTTTTAAACAAATTTGATATTGAAGAGTTAAGACCTTTTCTAGAAAAATTTGATCAAACTGTTATAAATAGGCTTGTTAGTGGAGAAACAGTTGATGTAAAAATTAGTTTAAAGGAGAATCAAAATGGAAAATAAAGGTGCTATTTTAATTCTTTCTGGACCTAGTGGTTGTGGTAAATCTACTCTTCTAAAAGAGATTTATAAAAATATTGATAACTACTATTTTTCTATTTCTACTACAACAAGAGCTCCTAGAACTGGTGAAAAAGATGGTGTTGATTACTATTTTGTGAATAAAGAAAGTTTTGAAAAAGATATTGAAGATGGAAATTTTCTTGAATGGGCAAAAGTTCATGATAACTATTATGGAACATCTTTAAAACCTATAGTTGAAGCATTAAATGAGGGTAAACTTGTAATTTTTGATATTGATGTACAAGGGCACAAAATTGTTCGTAAAAAGCTAAATACTCAAGTTACATCTGTATTTATTACTACACCTTCTTTAACTATCCTAAAAGATAGATTATATAGCAGAAACAGCGATAGCAAAGATATAATTGAGAAAAGATTAATTAATGCGAAAGAAGAGATAAATTCTTTTTTAGATTATGATTATTTAATAGTAAATGATGATTTAGAAAAAGCGACTAAAGAGATTTTAGCAATCGCAAATACAGCAAGAATAAAAGCAAAGCTCTTTGATAAAGAAGCTTTGTTAAACTCTTGGTTTAAATAATATCGTTGTAGCTTAAGGGTTTAGAAAAATAAAAACCTTGAGCTAAGTCTATATTCAGATTTTTTATCTTATGGTAAATTTCTTCATTTGATACAAATTCAGCTACTGTTTTTATATGGAACTCTTTAGCAATATTAGAAATAGTTTTTACAATTATTTCTAAATCTTTTGAATTATGAATATCTTTTATTAGTGAACCATCAATTTTAATGAAATCAACATTTAGCCTAGAAAGAAGGTGGAAATTTGAGTATCCAGCTCCAAAGTCATCTATTCCAACTAAACATCCATAACTTGATACAGTTGTAATAAATCTTTCAACTAAATCAAAATCTGATATTTCTTCAGATTCCAAAATCTCAAATTCTAAATACTTTGTAAACTCTTTATGACTTTCTAAATAGTTGTAAATATAATTTGTTGTTTTTTCATTTGACAAATCATCGTAAGATATATTTATGGATACTCTTTTTTGTTTATTTTTAATTAGCTTTAGTGCGTCATCTAAAATAACTTGTACAATGTTTGGATACATTTTTGTTTTTTTAGCAATTTGTAAAAAACTATATGGTCCAAATTCTACACCTTCAGGTGAAATGTATCTAATCAAAGCCTCATATTTTATAATTTCTTGAGTTTGTGTATCTACAATTGGTTGGAAGAATGCTTGAAGAAGATTGTCTTTGAAACCTTGTTTTAATTGTTTGATCCATTTTATATTTTCTTCAAAAGATTGTTGTATTTTGTAAGAATCATCATATATCATAATTTTTTGGAATCTTTTTCTAGCATAGCTTATGATTCTTTGTGAATATTTATAAGCTAGTAATCCCTTGCTTTTTGCAATACCAATAGTTATATTTATATCTATTTCATTTTCATCTACGTAAAAAGATTCAAGTTCTATTTTGTCGATAAATGCTTTACAAAAATTATAAAAATCTTCTGTTGATGAATTTTTATTTGATAAAACAGCAAATTTATCAGATTCGATTCTATATATAGAATATGCATTTTTTGGAAAAAAATCTTTTAGTTTGATTGTAAATTCAAATAAAATTTTATCTCCAATTCCTTCTCCAAAAAGGTCATTTATAGTTGCAAATTCATCAATATCTATTAAAGCAACTAAATCAGATTCATTTTTTTCTAAATCTTTTTTAAGTTTATTTCTATTTGATAACTTTGTTAGTTTATCTGTATATAAATCTTTTAATTCATGATATACAAGAGATTGACTCATGGCTTGAAGTAATTTTGTAATATCAATAGGTTTCAAAACATATTTATCAACACCTATATCAATAGCTTCAAGTAAATATTCTTTATTTGAAAATGCTGTTGTAACTATTACAGGAATGTTTAAATTTATATCTTTTACTTTTTTTATGAAGTCTAAACCATTTAAAATAGGCATATTTATATCAGTTATAATTAAATCAATGTCATCTTCATGTTCTAAAAAAAGTTCATAAGCCTCTTTACCATTAGTGGCAATATATTGGTTTTTTGTAAACGATTTTAAAATAGAAGAAGTTACATCCCTTAAGTCTGCTTCATCCTCTGCATATAAAATAGTTACATTTTTTAGTATGTCAATATTATCTATCATTAAAACACTCTTTGAATTATATTAAGATATAATACACAAAAAAACTTAAAAGATGAGTAATTTTACAAAAAAATAACTTTTTTAAGGCGTTGTTTAAGGAGATTTTTTGTCAATTATAGAGTGTAATCATTGTCATTTATCATTTGATGAAAAAATAATGATAAAAGAGAATGATTTAAATTTTTGTTGTGGTGGTTGTCAGAATGTTTATCATATTTTAAAAAGTGAAAATTTAGATTCTTTTTATGAAAAACTTGGAAATAAGACTTTAAGTGCTCCTTTACATGTCTCAAATGATGATTTAGTAAAATTTGATTCAGAAAATTTTTTAAAAAATTACACAACAATTACAAAAGATGGATTCACTCAAATTGATTTGATTCTTGAAGGAATTCATTGTGCCGCTTGTGTTTGGTTAAATGAAAAGATCTTGTATGATACAAAAGGTATAATTGAAGCAAATATAAATTTCACTACAAATAAAGCAAGAGTTGTTTTTAATAGTGAAATTTTAAAACTTTCAAAGATTATAAAAAAAATACGTAGCATAGGTTATAACGCTTATGCTTATGATTCAAGTGTTGCAGATAAACAAGCAAGTAAAGCAAAGCAAGATTATTTTGTAAGAATAATGGTAGCTGTTGTTTGTACAATGAATATTATGATGTTAAGTGTAGCAAAATATACAGGTTTTTTTACTGGAATGAGTCCTGAAGTAAAAGATATGATTCACTTTGCAGAATTTTTACTTACAACTCCTGTATTGTTTTTTAGTGGTTTTGTTTTTTATAAAGGTGCTTATTTTGGTATAAAAAATCGTATGGTAAATATGGATTTACTAGTAAGTACTGGTGCAACTATGACTTATATTTACTCTTTGACTATTTTGTTTGGAGCAAAAGGAGAGAGCTACTTTGATTCAGTTTCTATGATTGTAACCTTTGTTTTAGTTGGAAAATATCTTGAAGTTATTGGTAAAAAATCTGCAGTTGATACATTAGATAAGATAAAATCAACACTTCCTTTGGAAGCTATAGTTATAAGTAAAGATGGTAAAAAAGAAACAAAAGCTTTAAATATGATAAGAATAGGGGATATCATTGAACTTAAAATCGGTGAAAAAGTTCCAGTTGATGGAAAAATAATTTTTGGAAATGCCTCTTTTGATGAATCTAGTTTAACAGGTGAGTCAATTCCTGTATATAAAAAAGTGGGAGATTCTTTATTTAGTGGAACTGTAATTTTAGATTCTTTAATTCACTTTGAAGTTACAAAAGATTTTAAAAATTCTACTTTTTCATCGATAGTTACACTTTTAGAAGACTCTTTAAATTCAAAACCAAAAATTCAAACTTTAGCAAATAAACTTTCAAGAGGTTTTAGTTTAATCATTTTAAGTATTGCTTTTATTACTTTTTTAGTTTGGTACTATTTAGGTTTAGATTTAGGTTTTTATTTCGAAGGAACAAATCAATTTGAAAGATCTTTTATAACTGCTGTTTCAGTAGTTGTGATTGCTTGTCCTTGTGCTTTGGCGCTTGCTACTCCAATGGCTAGTTTAGTCGGAATTAGTGAATTAGCAAAGAAATCTTTATTGTTTAAAGAGGCAAAATATATTGAAACTCTAGCAAATGCAGATATTGTTGTATTTGATAAGACAGGAACTCTTACAAAAGGTGAATTAGAGGTTAGCAATATTAATTTATTTAAAGATGATGAAAAGAGTTTAAATCTTCTTTATTCTTTACTTGATAGTTCAAATCATCCTGTAAGTATTGCTGTTAAGAAATATATTAAGGAAAAATATAAAGTAACACAGTTAGTTTTAGAAGATGTGAAAAATATTGAAGCCAAAGGCTTAAGTGCTAGATATGGAAAAGATGAAATTTTAGGTGGGAATGAAGCACTATTAAAAGAGTTTGAAGTAGATTTAAATATAGAATTAAATTCAAAAACTACTCAATATTTATTTGCAATAAACAAGAAAATAATTGCAACTTTTGAACTAAAAGATGAATTAAAAGATGATGCAAAAGAGTTGATTGATTATTTAAAATCTCAAAATATTGAATCAGTAATGTTAACAGGTGATAATAGTTTTGTAGCTTCAGATGTTGCAAATAAATTAGGAATTGAGAATTATAGAGCAGCTTTGAGTCCAAAAGATAAAGCAGATTTTGTAAAAGAGCAAAAGAATAACGGTAAAATAGTAGTTATGGTTGGTGATGGAGTAAATGATAGTGTAGCTTTAAGTTTTAGTGATGTTGCTATTGCTATGGGAAATTCTGCTGATATTTCTATGATGGTTTCAGATGTTGTACTTTTAAGTTCAAAATTAAAATCATTAAAAGATGCTTTTATTATTTCTAAAAAAACATACAAACATATAAAACAAAATCTTGGTTTTTCATTAGTTTATAACGCTGTTACAATACCATTAGCTATGGCAGGACTTGTAATTCCATTATTTGCAGCACTTTCAATGAGTTTAAGCTCTTTAGTAGTTGTTTTAAACTCACTTAGAATAAAAGTTAGATAAGTTATACTTTTGAAAGATATTAGGAGAGAATAATGATTAATGACACACTTTTTTTTATGTTGATTGTTGGTTTAATAATTTCAGCTGGAATGCTTTTACTTTTTGTTTGGGCAGCAAAATCAGGACAATTTGATGATGCATCAAAAATGACAAATGGTATGCTTTTTGATAGTGTAGAAGATTTAAATGATGCTATAAAAAAAGAAAACTCAGTAAAAGAAGCAAAAAAAAGTATAAAAAAAGAGGAAGAGTAAAACTCTTCCTCAAATTTCAAATAGTAGAAAAATAATTTTTAAATTATTTACCCATATAATCAGCTAATGCTTTAATATCAGCATCAGATAATTTAGCTACTTGACCTTTCATAATTGCTTTCATTGGTCCACCATAAGTTCCATCTTTGTAACCTTTTAGGTTTTTCTCAATGTCAGCTTTTGTTAAGTTTCCTGGAACAAAAGATTTGCTTTGAGTTGTAGTGTTAACTTCACCTTTAACCCCGTGACATGCTTTACAAGCTGTATAAGCTGCTGGTGCATCTGCAAATGCGAAAGCTGCTAATGCTACTGTTGCTAAAACGATTTTTTTCATTGTATTCTCCTTAAAAATTAAGAAAAGTATTGTAGCTTTTTTTTCTTTTTTTAGGCTTAATATTTCTCTTTAATTGTGCTATTGCAATTAGAAGTTTTACTTATTATTGTATATTATTCGTGGAATGCGATTTGTACTATATTACAGTAGTTACTGTGTCAATTTTGTGCAAAGATAAAATTCTCTTTATCTAAAAAAGTAATTTTTTTATTTCTATCCTTTTTTACATATTTAGAATATCTTTCAAGAGTTATATTTGGATTTTTATGTCCTAGCATTTTTGAAACCCAAAATATATCCTCTTTGTTACTTAACATATTACTTGCAAAGCTATGTCTAGTTTGATAAATATTTCTATATTCCAAATTACAATTTTTAAGAAGTTCTTTCCATCTATATTTTAATGAACAACTTCCGTACAATTTTCCCGTTCGTTTAGTTGCATTAAAAATATTTTGTCCTAAACCACTTATTTTTTGTTGATTTCTGAAAAATATTTCTGCTTGATATAAAATATCTATTTCCCTAATGCTATTTTTTGTCTTAGGCTGTTTATTTATTCCTCTAGTTTGAGTTTTAGTTATAGAAATTAAACTATTTTGTAAATTTATATCTTTCCATTCTAGAGCTAATATTTCTCCTGTACGCAAACCTGTGAAAAATGCTATGCCTAAAAAGTTTTTAAACCAACCTTCTGCATTGTCTAATAACAGCTTTATTTCTTCAAGGTTAAAAGGGTTCATTTCATAGTTACTTCTTAGAGTTGGAAACTTAACTACAAATGGGCTAGTTCTTATATAGCCTTCTATTATTGCAATTTCAAAAGCTGGTTTTAGAATACTGTTAACACAGATATTTAATGTTCCTAAAGTATTAATGCTTGAATACCACTCCTTAATTTGCTTAGGTGTAATTTCATGTGGACATTTGTTACCAATAAATGGTAATATGTGAGTTTTAAAATTACTCCAATAGCTATCAATAGTTGTTTGTTGTAGCTTTTTTTCTTTTTCAATTAATACTTCTTCGCAAAGATCTGCTATAGTTTTAGTAGAATCATTTTTAACATCAAATTTTTTAAAGAACTCTTCATTTTTTGCATAGCTTTTATAAAGCTTGATATTTTCTTTTGAGTATACTAGTTTGGTGGATACTCTTTTTCCATTGATTCTTGCATAAAGTATGCCATTACGATTATAAAATGTCATTCTAGTCCTTTCTTGTAGGCTAAAATTCCATCTTCTACAAATAAAAGCATAACCTTTTTACCATTAATTTGTTTTGTATAGTGAATATTTTGCTTAAATCTTCCATCTTTTATCATATTATTCAGTGTTCCATCTGAAATATTTAAAAATGCTTTTACACCTGCTCTTTTAGTTAAATCATATTTAGGATTTAACTGCCTTTTTAATTCTAAAATTTCATTTTGCATTATATCCATCTGTTTAGCTATGTTGGGTAACAATCCTAAAACGCTAAAATCA comes from the Aliarcobacter cibarius genome and includes:
- a CDS encoding UDP-N-acetylmuramoyl-L-alanyl-D-glutamate--2,6-diaminopimelate ligase, translated to MKLNINGKIFTDNTNELEKDSIFVVSKQNEKFKYVAINNGHEVINANDLKKYLDMGSIKIVGITGTNGKTTTAAAIYSILLDLGYKVALQGTRGFFINGVQEEEYSLTTPVQLGNFAHIQKALENNCQFFIMEVSSHAIEQKRIEGLDFAIKIHTNITRDHLDYHKTIEEYINVKNSFLNDDSLKLINIDDKVVKYNSKNAFTYSLDKPSNFKVDAYSFNQGMHVMFSYAKNNYAFSSLMMGIFNIYNLMASVASVSLITNNKLEDICKVLENFGGVSGRMEIINLDPLIVVDFAHTPDGMDEVLKSFPQKDIICVFGAGGNRDSLKRPLMGKVAAKYSKHIIVTSDNPRFEDPDLIINDIISGIPLNISYEIEVNRKEAIRKAIKLANKNSVILVLGKGDESTQIIYDQKLPFSDKSEILKVLKEIEA
- the rpsB gene encoding 30S ribosomal protein S2, giving the protein MVTMKDLLECGVHFGHQTRRWNPKMKKFIFGVRKNIYIIDLQKTLRYFRYTYNVVRDRAAEGQTMIFVGTKKQASETIKKAAESCGMPYVNHRWLGGMLTNFGTIKKSIRKLEIIKKMREEGQLDLLTKKEALMLTRKEEKLELYLGGIKEMNKLPDMMFVLDAVKEKIAIQEARRLGITVVAPLDTNCDPDVVDLPIPGNDDAIRSIHLFCNEMAAAMNEGKAALADANGEEVVEPISQAEKDELLAEAVAEGEDLNFGEGEEA
- the tsf gene encoding translation elongation factor Ts — translated: MAVTPQLIKELRELTGAGMMDCKNALNETGGDIDKAVQALREAGLGKAAKKAGNVAAEGLVAIEINADNTKAVILELNSQTDFVAKNENFINLTKEITSHALTNGINDAETLNSSSINGQDFPTFLAEKIATIGENLVARKLSTVEGQVVNGYVHVTGRTGVVLAAKCAESVKDKAAALLRNIAMHASAMKPTVISYKDLDPAFVESENRAIRAEIEAENDELARLKKPLKKIPEFVSRSQLTEEAIAAAKARFEEELRAAGKPEKIWANIIPGQIERFITDNTQLDGRFALLSQAYVMDDKKTVEQAIAEVDASIEITGYIRFELGEGIEKKEEDFAAEVAKQMGK
- a CDS encoding ABC transporter ATP-binding protein, which encodes MSEQINNKALLAAPLLEAKNLSHNFDYELFKNISLTLEKKESIAIIGTSGSGKSTLLNILSSLLKPTTGNVVFESKDLYSLKQNQLLKIRRDDFGIIFQAHYLFRGFSAIENLNIATLLSHTNLDLKLLKELNIDHVINQGVGELSGGQQQRLSIARILMKKPKIIFADEPTGNLDKDTANVVMNTLFRYIKENDAGLILVTHEEDLAFKCDKVYKLVDLKLVELKC
- the gmk gene encoding guanylate kinase, translated to MENKGAILILSGPSGCGKSTLLKEIYKNIDNYYFSISTTTRAPRTGEKDGVDYYFVNKESFEKDIEDGNFLEWAKVHDNYYGTSLKPIVEALNEGKLVIFDIDVQGHKIVRKKLNTQVTSVFITTPSLTILKDRLYSRNSDSKDIIEKRLINAKEEINSFLDYDYLIVNDDLEKATKEILAIANTARIKAKLFDKEALLNSWFK
- a CDS encoding EAL domain-containing response regulator, coding for MIDNIDILKNVTILYAEDEADLRDVTSSILKSFTKNQYIATNGKEAYELFLEHEDDIDLIITDINMPILNGLDFIKKVKDINLNIPVIVTTAFSNKEYLLEAIDIGVDKYVLKPIDITKLLQAMSQSLVYHELKDLYTDKLTKLSNRNKLKKDLEKNESDLVALIDIDEFATINDLFGEGIGDKILFEFTIKLKDFFPKNAYSIYRIESDKFAVLSNKNSSTEDFYNFCKAFIDKIELESFYVDENEIDINITIGIAKSKGLLAYKYSQRIISYARKRFQKIMIYDDSYKIQQSFEENIKWIKQLKQGFKDNLLQAFFQPIVDTQTQEIIKYEALIRYISPEGVEFGPYSFLQIAKKTKMYPNIVQVILDDALKLIKNKQKRVSINISYDDLSNEKTTNYIYNYLESHKEFTKYLEFEILESEEISDFDLVERFITTVSSYGCLVGIDDFGAGYSNFHLLSRLNVDFIKIDGSLIKDIHNSKDLEIIVKTISNIAKEFHIKTVAEFVSNEEIYHKIKNLNIDLAQGFYFSKPLSYNDII
- a CDS encoding heavy metal translocating P-type ATPase, with amino-acid sequence MSIIECNHCHLSFDEKIMIKENDLNFCCGGCQNVYHILKSENLDSFYEKLGNKTLSAPLHVSNDDLVKFDSENFLKNYTTITKDGFTQIDLILEGIHCAACVWLNEKILYDTKGIIEANINFTTNKARVVFNSEILKLSKIIKKIRSIGYNAYAYDSSVADKQASKAKQDYFVRIMVAVVCTMNIMMLSVAKYTGFFTGMSPEVKDMIHFAEFLLTTPVLFFSGFVFYKGAYFGIKNRMVNMDLLVSTGATMTYIYSLTILFGAKGESYFDSVSMIVTFVLVGKYLEVIGKKSAVDTLDKIKSTLPLEAIVISKDGKKETKALNMIRIGDIIELKIGEKVPVDGKIIFGNASFDESSLTGESIPVYKKVGDSLFSGTVILDSLIHFEVTKDFKNSTFSSIVTLLEDSLNSKPKIQTLANKLSRGFSLIILSIAFITFLVWYYLGLDLGFYFEGTNQFERSFITAVSVVVIACPCALALATPMASLVGISELAKKSLLFKEAKYIETLANADIVVFDKTGTLTKGELEVSNINLFKDDEKSLNLLYSLLDSSNHPVSIAVKKYIKEKYKVTQLVLEDVKNIEAKGLSARYGKDEILGGNEALLKEFEVDLNIELNSKTTQYLFAINKKIIATFELKDELKDDAKELIDYLKSQNIESVMLTGDNSFVASDVANKLGIENYRAALSPKDKADFVKEQKNNGKIVVMVGDGVNDSVALSFSDVAIAMGNSADISMMVSDVVLLSSKLKSLKDAFIISKKTYKHIKQNLGFSLVYNAVTIPLAMAGLVIPLFAALSMSLSSLVVVLNSLRIKVR
- the ccoS gene encoding cbb3-type cytochrome oxidase assembly protein CcoS, with product MINDTLFFMLIVGLIISAGMLLLFVWAAKSGQFDDASKMTNGMLFDSVEDLNDAIKKENSVKEAKKSIKKEEE
- a CDS encoding c-type cytochrome, whose protein sequence is MKKIVLATVALAAFAFADAPAAYTACKACHGVKGEVNTTTQSKSFVPGNLTKADIEKNLKGYKDGTYGGPMKAIMKGQVAKLSDADIKALADYMGK
- a CDS encoding tyrosine-type recombinase/integrase, with product MTFYNRNGILYARINGKRVSTKLVYSKENIKLYKSYAKNEEFFKKFDVKNDSTKTIADLCEEVLIEKEKKLQQTTIDSYWSNFKTHILPFIGNKCPHEITPKQIKEWYSSINTLGTLNICVNSILKPAFEIAIIEGYIRTSPFVVKFPTLRSNYEMNPFNLEEIKLLLDNAEGWFKNFLGIAFFTGLRTGEILALEWKDINLQNSLISITKTQTRGINKQPKTKNSIREIDILYQAEIFFRNQQKISGLGQNIFNATKRTGKLYGSCSLKYRWKELLKNCNLEYRNIYQTRHSFASNMLSNKEDIFWVSKMLGHKNPNITLERYSKYVKKDRNKKITFLDKENFIFAQN